The Thermodesulfobacterium sp. TA1 sequence ACTCTTTTGAGGAGGTATGGTAGTCCCCAGATTACACTTTATTAAATCCTCAAGTATAAATACATGCTAAATTTCTTATGAAACAATTTTTAAAATCTCTTCTAAGGAATGAAAAAGTAATAATCTCTATTTGTTTTTCTTAAAGAAGCTACCATGCCTTTTATTATTCTTCAAGCTCTACGCAATTAATAAGGCACTACCGATTATTAGTCTTGATTTTTTAATCAAATCTGATATGCTAAACAGTTAAACATATTAAATTAAAAAGCGTAATACAGAAGCTACTGATGGCACCTAAATAAGTTGGTCATGTCTGATTTATTTTTTATAATTAAAAAGTTTTTTGTTTTCCTATTTCGTCCCTCAAGTTTAATATTTCTCTTTCTTTTAACTGTAAGTATCTATGTGGTTCTTGGTAAAAGAAGGGGAAGACGGAGGTTTTTTCTTTTTGTAGCTGTGGCTCTTTACTATCTATCAACCACACCTTTTTTACCTTATTTTCTCTTAAAACAATTAGAAAAAAATTATCCTATTCCTCCTCAAGAAGAGATAGCAAAAGTTGAAAAGATTATAGTTTTGACAGGTAGGGTGTATGGTCAAAAGGACCTTGGGTTAGAAGAGAGATTTAGTAAAGAAACGTTAGTAAGATTTTTTAAAGCTTTAGAATTAAAAAAGGTCTATCCTGAAAAAAAGGTCATCATCGTAGGGGGTTCATACGAAGACCTTAACTTCAAGGGTGCTTCTTATTTAAAGGAGTTTGCCGGTAAATTAGGTTATCAGGTTGAGGCTATAGATATCCCCTTAGATACAGAAACCAGCGTAAAAACCATTAAAAAATTACTTTCTTCTCCTGAAGAAAGATTTCTTCTGCTAACCTCAGCTTATCATCTTCCGAGGGCTATTATTCTTTTTAAAAAGGAAGGATTAAATCCTATTCCTTATCCTACTAACTACAACCACAAACTTTGTAAACCAGACTTTTCGGTTAGCAACTTCTTTCCTAACGACCTTTACTTTAGTTTAACTAATTTGGCTTTTCATGAATACCTTGGTATACTATTTTATAAGATTAAATTTCTCTTGTTTTAAACGAGGCCTTTGTTATGGAAAAACTGATTGTTAAAGTATTAGCCATAGGAGAAAGTTCAAGAAAAATTCAGGAAGAGTTTTTAAAGACTGAAGGCCCAAAAATCGTTGAGGTTGCGGTTTTAGCTAAAGAGGTCATTCTAAAAGGTGGTAAAATCTTAATCTTTGGTAATGGAGGAAGTGCGGCTGATGCTCAACATCTCGCAGCAGAGTTGGTAAACAGATTTAAAAAAGAGAGAAAACCCCTTCCTGCCATCGCCCTCACTACCGATACCTCCATACTTACGGCGGTTTCTAATGATTATGATTTTTCTCAGGTGTTTGTAAAACAGATTTTAGCCTTAGGAAAAAAGGGAGATTTAGCCTTAGGAATAAGCACCAGCGGAAATTCTCCAAACGTCATAGAAGGATTAAAAACCGCTAAGGAGCTTGGGCTTTATACCGTGGGGTTGACCGGTGGAACCGGTGGAAAAATGAAGCCTTGGTGTGACCATCTAATAGTCGTGCCAAGCCAAGACACCCCACGCATCCAAGAAGGACACCTACTTTTTCTTCATCTTTTTTCAGAGTTGCTTGAAGACCTTATTTTTTCATAAATAAACATGCTGTTAGCCATAGAAACTTCTTGCGACGAAACAGGGGTTGCTCTTTTTTCTGAAGAAGGAAAACTTATCTCTCATCTTCTTTACTCTCAGGTAGCCATTCATTCTCCCTTTGGGGGTATCGTACCAGAAATTGCCTCAAGAAAACAGCTTGAAGTGCTTTACCCGTTTATAAAAAACCTGTTAGCACAAACCCATACTGAGGTTTCTCAGATAAAAGCTGTAGCTGCTACCTTTGGACCTGGATTAATAGGGTCTCTTTTGGTAGGGGTCTCAATAGCTAAAGCCCTTAGCTTTGCACTTAAAATCCCTCTTATTGCAGTAGACCATCTACATGCCCATCTAACGGCTGTTTTTTTAGAAAAAGAGGTAGAATTTCCCTTCATAGGGCTACTTGTCTCCGGTGGACACACAGCCCTTTTTTGGGTAAAATCTTTTTTTGAATACTATGTTATAGGTCATACTAAAGATGACGCAGCCGGGGAAGCCTTTGATAAAGTAGCTAAAATCTTAGGATTAGGTTATCCTGGTGGTCCGAAAATAAGTCAGCTTGCTGAAAAAGGAGACCCAGAGGCTATCTGTTTTCCCAGACCGCTTTTAGAATCTAAATCCTTAGACTTTAGTTTTTCTGGACTTAAGACCGCGGTGTTAAACTATGTTAAAAACCACCCTTCTTATAAAATAGAAGACCTTTGTGCTGGTTTTGAAGAGGCGGTGTGCGACGTATTAATAACTAAAACCTTTAAAGCGGTTGAAGCCTTAAACATAAAAAGAGTGGTGGTAGCAGGTGGGGTAGCAGCTAATAAAAGGCTGAGAAAAAGATTTTTAGAAAAGGCCTCTACTATTGACGCAGAAGTTTATTTTCCTTCTTTAGAATTTTGTACCGATAACGCAGCCATGGTAGGATTAGTAGGATATAAAAGTTGGATAAACAAGAAGTATGCCGACCTAAGCACAGAACCTTATGCAAGGGCTGTTTTTCAAAAAATCAATATTATTTAAAATTCCTCTAATTCTTCTTTTATTCCTAATTCTTTGATTTTTTTCTGAAGATAAGCCCTTTCAATACCTATTTCTCTTGCAGTATGAGAAATGTTGCCCCCATGTTCTAAAAGTTTTCTCCTAATAAATTCCTTCTCAAAAAGTTGTTTGGCGGACCTAAGATCTTTTTCCTTAAACCAAGGCTGGTCTTGAGAGAAAACATAGGTCTTATCTTTTAAAAGATGCTTAAAATCCTCAGGTAGGTCCTCATATCCGATTTCTTTTTTGTTAGAAAGAATGACTAACCTTTCTATAAAATTTTTCAACTCTCTCACATTGCCAGGCCAGTGATATTCCATTAAAACTGAAAGGGCATCTGGTTTTAGATGTTTCCTACCAGAGGCTGTTTTATAACTCATCTCTTCTAAAAATTCTTCTACCAAAACCGGTATGTCCTCTTTTCTTTCTCTTAGAGGCGGGATATAGATAGGGAAAGCATTAAGCCTATAAAACAAGTCTTCTCTAAACGAGCCTTTTTTTATGGCATCTCTTAAGTCTTTATTGGTTGCTGCTATAATCCTTACGTCTACTTCTATAGATCGGGTTCCACCTAACCTTTCAAATTTTTTTTCTTGTAAAACCCTTAACATCTTAGCTTGAGAAGCAAGGCTCATATCTCCTACTTCATCAAGAAACAGAGTGCCACGATTAGCCAACTCTAACTTTCCTGCTTTTGAAGTAAAAGCCCCAGTAAAAGCCCCTTTTTCATACCCAAAAAGCTCAGCCTCTATCAAGGTATCAGGAATGGCTGCACAGTTTACCTCTACAAAAGCCTCCTTAGCCCTATGCGAATAAAGATGAATAAGCTTAGCTACTACTTCTTTTCCTACCCCTGATTCACCTAAAATGAGGACGGTAGTATCAGTAGGGGCTACTTTATGAATAATGTCTCGTAAATTTTTAATGGCAGATGAAACCCCGGTTAATTTGACCTCGCCAAGCAATTTTTCTCTTAGCCTTTTGTTTTCTTCCTCTAAAGAACTTACCTTTAAGGCATTTTCTAAGGTAACTATTATCCTTTCATAAGAAAGAGGTTTTTCTATAAAATCGAAGGCTCCCATTTTAATAGCCTTTACTGCGGTTTCTATGGTCCCATGCCCAGAAATAACGATTACCGGTAAAAAAGGATACATCTTCCTGATGGTATCTAAGACCTCAAGGCCGTCTGCGTCTTTGAGCCAAAGGTCTAAAAAAACCGCATCTGGAGGTCTAAAGTTTATCTCCTTTAAAAAATCTTTAGCATAAAGAAAGGTTTTTACACGATAGTTTTCGTCTCTAAGAATGTCTTCTAAAACTTCTAAAATTCCGATTTCATCATCAAGAACCCAAACTTCTTTCATCATGTTAAAAATATGACCTTCTCTTTTAAAATGTCAAGGATTAATTCCGAGGATTATTCTATCCTAAATAAGTATCCAGAGACATCATGATAAGAAAACCTAAACCAAAACCTAAGGAAGAATAATCGGTATTGGCAGCTTTTTGAGCCTCAGGAAGTAAC is a genomic window containing:
- a CDS encoding YdcF family protein, with the protein product MSDLFFIIKKFFVFLFRPSSLIFLFLLTVSIYVVLGKRRGRRRFFLFVAVALYYLSTTPFLPYFLLKQLEKNYPIPPQEEIAKVEKIIVLTGRVYGQKDLGLEERFSKETLVRFFKALELKKVYPEKKVIIVGGSYEDLNFKGASYLKEFAGKLGYQVEAIDIPLDTETSVKTIKKLLSSPEERFLLLTSAYHLPRAIILFKKEGLNPIPYPTNYNHKLCKPDFSVSNFFPNDLYFSLTNLAFHEYLGILFYKIKFLLF
- a CDS encoding D-sedoheptulose 7-phosphate isomerase, which translates into the protein MEKLIVKVLAIGESSRKIQEEFLKTEGPKIVEVAVLAKEVILKGGKILIFGNGGSAADAQHLAAELVNRFKKERKPLPAIALTTDTSILTAVSNDYDFSQVFVKQILALGKKGDLALGISTSGNSPNVIEGLKTAKELGLYTVGLTGGTGGKMKPWCDHLIVVPSQDTPRIQEGHLLFLHLFSELLEDLIFS
- the tsaD gene encoding tRNA (adenosine(37)-N6)-threonylcarbamoyltransferase complex transferase subunit TsaD, yielding MLLAIETSCDETGVALFSEEGKLISHLLYSQVAIHSPFGGIVPEIASRKQLEVLYPFIKNLLAQTHTEVSQIKAVAATFGPGLIGSLLVGVSIAKALSFALKIPLIAVDHLHAHLTAVFLEKEVEFPFIGLLVSGGHTALFWVKSFFEYYVIGHTKDDAAGEAFDKVAKILGLGYPGGPKISQLAEKGDPEAICFPRPLLESKSLDFSFSGLKTAVLNYVKNHPSYKIEDLCAGFEEAVCDVLITKTFKAVEALNIKRVVVAGGVAANKRLRKRFLEKASTIDAEVYFPSLEFCTDNAAMVGLVGYKSWINKKYADLSTEPYARAVFQKINII
- a CDS encoding sigma-54 dependent transcriptional regulator; amino-acid sequence: MMKEVWVLDDEIGILEVLEDILRDENYRVKTFLYAKDFLKEINFRPPDAVFLDLWLKDADGLEVLDTIRKMYPFLPVIVISGHGTIETAVKAIKMGAFDFIEKPLSYERIIVTLENALKVSSLEEENKRLREKLLGEVKLTGVSSAIKNLRDIIHKVAPTDTTVLILGESGVGKEVVAKLIHLYSHRAKEAFVEVNCAAIPDTLIEAELFGYEKGAFTGAFTSKAGKLELANRGTLFLDEVGDMSLASQAKMLRVLQEKKFERLGGTRSIEVDVRIIAATNKDLRDAIKKGSFREDLFYRLNAFPIYIPPLRERKEDIPVLVEEFLEEMSYKTASGRKHLKPDALSVLMEYHWPGNVRELKNFIERLVILSNKKEIGYEDLPEDFKHLLKDKTYVFSQDQPWFKEKDLRSAKQLFEKEFIRRKLLEHGGNISHTAREIGIERAYLQKKIKELGIKEELEEF